In Nostoc edaphicum CCNP1411, the sequence TTTCCAAAATTTTGTCCAAGCGTGGCGGCTTGGGTGTAAAACATACTGAAAATGTCGAAGAAGTTATAAAAATTGCCCAATCAGGAGAAGCCGACCTGATTTTGATGGATGTTTCTCTGTCCAGAAGTGTTTACCAAGGCAAGTCTGTTGATGGAATCAAGATTACACAAATGTTGAAATCTGATCCGAAAACAGCAAACTTGCCTGTAATTTTGGTTACGGCACATGCTATGGAAGGCGATCGCGAGAACTTTCTTAAGCAAAGCGGTGCTGACGGCTACATTTCTAAGCCAGTTGTTGACCATCAACAGTTTGTTGACCAAATCATCGCACTTCTACCGACAGACTAACACTGGGAATTAACGACTTAATTTTAGGAATACTTGCCCGCCAATATTTTTGGGCAACTATTTCCCGTATTTGTTTAGTATATATGTACTACGAAAAGGTACTGTTAGGCAAGTGGGGAATGGGGAATGGGCATTGGGAACTGGGCATTGGGAATTAATCAATAATTCTTCTTCCACTGCTCCCCCTGCTCCCCCTGCTCCCCACTCTTATTGAGTAGGCTGTTGCCTAGGGGCT encodes:
- a CDS encoding response regulator, whose amino-acid sequence is MKTVLIVEDDLINARVFSKILSKRGGLGVKHTENVEEVIKIAQSGEADLILMDVSLSRSVYQGKSVDGIKITQMLKSDPKTANLPVILVTAHAMEGDRENFLKQSGADGYISKPVVDHQQFVDQIIALLPTD